In the Zestosphaera sp. genome, one interval contains:
- a CDS encoding DUF4910 domain-containing protein produces MSASSLLKNVESDARPYELVELVTRLSSYHRIQGSRDLIEAGDFIRASLEELSKDVSVRVFNYANPPRWLSPIIGWDLIDGEVRVTHPEKKMLSSVKKAFTSVAAHSPSGEFYGQVSYAESENLIPDDVEVLLTSNRSLDMYFEAVKRGASAVLIYRRDAPSRGIPYVGLFPTPDEAHKMKAPVVCIPRRSAERIKTLLNRGEKVVVEGFVKSIYSDPRELKVVTAEFGNGEKEIHITAHYCHPKGTVNDNVSGAATSLYVARLLSKHFEKTPRYSRGIKVRFVWVPEHYGSLALVSRLLEENVEILGTLNLDMIGEKQTLTNSTLNFIRSPVLLLSEFEAHAFKIFKRLSIGWGLTTSSTGRPLLRFDLKPYEAGSDHDSYVVFGIPAVSLTNWPDKFYHTNLDSIDKFSPANSLRIVIAALRAALTFEPSNSEMYHYVNYVKGTEYFSLPAPLYRVRQNLYEERRACEIARELAGYPSPQYLLRKIREPEVREEVKKFLSKASWATTAYIIANLYSSCGLVASDLRKSLVAELGVRIDERDFNTILKSIELLRNTSL; encoded by the coding sequence ATGAGTGCTTCATCACTACTTAAGAATGTCGAGTCTGACGCAAGACCTTACGAGTTAGTAGAGTTAGTTACGAGATTATCTTCTTACCACAGGATACAGGGCTCGCGCGATTTGATAGAGGCGGGAGATTTCATAAGAGCTTCTTTGGAAGAACTGAGTAAGGACGTAAGCGTTAGAGTTTTTAATTACGCGAATCCGCCGAGATGGTTAAGCCCCATAATTGGTTGGGACTTGATCGACGGTGAAGTACGCGTAACACACCCAGAAAAAAAGATGCTTTCATCTGTTAAGAAAGCGTTCACGTCTGTCGCAGCTCACTCGCCGTCAGGCGAGTTCTATGGCCAAGTAAGTTATGCGGAAAGCGAGAATTTAATACCAGACGACGTTGAAGTGTTACTGACTAGTAACAGAAGCCTGGACATGTACTTCGAAGCTGTTAAGAGAGGAGCTAGCGCTGTCTTAATATATAGGAGAGACGCGCCATCAAGAGGCATACCATATGTAGGGCTTTTCCCAACACCTGATGAAGCCCACAAGATGAAAGCTCCAGTAGTCTGCATTCCTAGAAGGAGCGCGGAAAGGATAAAGACGCTACTCAACAGGGGCGAGAAAGTAGTTGTTGAAGGCTTTGTTAAGTCAATATATAGTGACCCGAGAGAATTGAAGGTCGTTACAGCTGAATTCGGTAATGGTGAAAAAGAAATACACATAACAGCACACTATTGCCACCCTAAAGGAACTGTTAACGATAATGTGAGTGGTGCGGCGACGTCATTATATGTAGCCAGGTTACTCAGTAAGCACTTTGAGAAAACACCACGCTATTCACGAGGTATTAAAGTCAGGTTTGTATGGGTACCTGAGCATTACGGGTCGCTAGCTTTAGTCAGTAGATTACTTGAAGAGAATGTTGAGATTTTAGGAACGCTTAATCTGGACATGATTGGCGAGAAACAAACTTTAACAAACTCTACACTAAATTTTATACGTTCGCCAGTACTGCTCTTAAGCGAGTTTGAGGCACACGCTTTCAAAATCTTCAAGAGGTTGAGTATCGGCTGGGGGCTAACTACCTCAAGTACTGGAAGACCTTTACTGAGGTTTGATTTGAAGCCTTATGAGGCTGGGAGCGACCACGATTCTTACGTAGTTTTCGGGATACCTGCAGTCTCATTAACTAACTGGCCTGACAAATTCTATCACACTAATTTAGACTCAATCGACAAGTTCAGCCCTGCTAACTCTTTAAGAATTGTGATTGCAGCACTCAGAGCAGCACTAACTTTTGAACCCAGTAATTCCGAAATGTATCACTACGTAAACTACGTGAAGGGCACAGAATACTTTAGTCTTCCAGCACCCTTATATAGAGTCCGTCAGAATCTTTATGAAGAAAGAAGAGCCTGCGAGATTGCGAGGGAATTGGCTGGCTATCCATCTCCTCAATATCTGCTTAGAAAGATTAGAGAGCCTGAGGTTCGTGAAGAAGTGAAGAAGTTTCTTAGTAAAGCGTCGTGGGCTACGACAGCCTACATTATAGCGAATCTCTACTCTTCTTGTGGGCTCGTCGCCAGCGACTTGAGAAAGTCTCTGGTTGCTGAGTTGGGAGTTAGAATTGATGAGAGAGACTTCAACACTATATTAAAGTCTATAGAATTACTGAGAAACACTTCTCTTTAG
- a CDS encoding cob(I)yrinic acid a,c-diamide adenosyltransferase gives MLLVYYGKGKGKTTAALGTALRALGRGWRVLLIQFMKSGASGEVYFLRSLPHTCRKRIYVVNVGIKEFVNPEDLSDYRASVTMALIYGFLREVYPSLMRRLRPELVIFDELGIASHIGLVDEGLVLSILKKFVSNPQKHAIITGRYVPKTVRDIADLVTEVKEVKHYYKKGFVNIEGLDI, from the coding sequence ATGTTGTTAGTTTATTACGGTAAGGGAAAAGGCAAGACTACCGCGGCGTTAGGTACGGCTTTGCGGGCTCTGGGGAGGGGTTGGAGAGTACTATTAATTCAGTTCATGAAAAGTGGTGCGAGCGGTGAAGTCTACTTCCTGAGAAGCTTGCCACACACCTGCAGGAAAAGGATTTACGTAGTTAACGTAGGTATAAAAGAATTTGTTAATCCAGAAGACTTAAGTGATTACAGAGCCTCAGTGACTATGGCTTTAATATACGGTTTCCTCAGGGAGGTTTACCCGTCTCTAATGCGCAGGTTGCGTCCTGAGCTAGTCATTTTTGATGAGCTAGGCATAGCGTCTCATATAGGGCTAGTTGATGAGGGACTGGTACTCAGTATTCTGAAGAAATTTGTGAGTAATCCTCAAAAACATGCCATAATCACGGGGCGCTACGTACCGAAGACTGTGAGAGATATTGCTGACTTAGTTACTGAGGTGAAGGAAGTCAAGCATTACTATAAAAAAGGCTTTGTCAACATCGAAGGCTTAGACATTTGA
- a CDS encoding sodium-translocating pyrophosphatase, which translates to MYAEVVVLGISVIAIVYALLTSYRIIKESPGSGKMVEIHEYIKEGASAYLKKQYTVIFGIAVIIVVLLLLLGWYRMAASYVLGALSSIIAGFVGMKIAVNANVRTTNVAKEKGLNRALRLAFNGGLVMGLMTVGIGLLLIVIQYIIYGETPEAINDIIGYSFGASSVALFARVGGGIYTKAADIGSDLVGKVEVGIPEDDPRNPGVIADNVGDNVGDVAGMGADLFESYVGAIISTMVIASTQLRSFSLYSWSSFALIPLLVAATGILASILSSFVVRTREGGDPSKPLTLATVTASVLIALMSFFGINSLISGELGFRVWIVIVAGLIAGVAIGLTSDYFTNSRYSPVKKVAKMSEAGPALTLLTGFSYGFLSAFIPAVMISVASLTAFLVLWLPTREFWLGIYGVALSAVGMLSLTGVVVSADAYGPITDNAAGIAEQAGLGEEVRTITDKLDAAGNTMKSVSKGFAIGSAALTALAFIGAYASILQYYTGADLSSLFQSLTVLDARLISGMFIGVVMPALFTSIVILAVSDSAFVLIEEIRRQFKEKPGILEFKEKPDYGKAVAIVTSYAIKRLILPGVIAIATPLVVGFILGPHGLAGMLLAATISGLLLGLFQGNVGNTWDNAKKYIEAGHHGGKGSEAHKAAVIGDTVGDPMKDAAGPSINILIKLMSIVSLVFAYYVVSYNLYKMLIPP; encoded by the coding sequence ATGTATGCTGAAGTCGTGGTCTTGGGTATTTCAGTGATAGCAATAGTTTATGCTTTATTGACTTCTTATAGAATCATTAAAGAGTCTCCAGGGTCCGGCAAGATGGTAGAGATTCACGAGTACATAAAAGAAGGAGCTAGTGCTTATCTCAAGAAACAGTATACAGTTATCTTCGGTATTGCGGTCATAATAGTTGTTCTTCTGCTACTCCTCGGATGGTATAGAATGGCGGCTAGCTACGTTTTAGGAGCACTCTCTTCAATAATTGCAGGTTTTGTTGGTATGAAGATAGCTGTGAACGCTAACGTGCGAACAACTAACGTGGCTAAAGAGAAAGGTCTAAACAGAGCTCTTAGACTAGCTTTTAACGGCGGTTTAGTAATGGGTTTAATGACAGTAGGTATAGGGTTATTATTAATTGTTATTCAATACATCATTTACGGGGAGACTCCTGAAGCTATAAACGACATAATCGGTTATAGTTTCGGGGCTTCCTCAGTAGCTTTATTTGCTAGAGTAGGGGGAGGAATATACACTAAGGCAGCCGACATAGGTTCTGACTTAGTAGGTAAGGTTGAGGTAGGGATTCCTGAAGACGACCCTAGAAATCCTGGAGTGATAGCAGATAACGTGGGTGATAACGTGGGTGACGTGGCTGGGATGGGTGCTGATCTTTTTGAGTCTTACGTCGGTGCTATAATCTCTACGATGGTGATAGCGTCTACGCAACTAAGGAGTTTCAGTCTCTATTCCTGGAGTAGCTTTGCCTTAATCCCGCTCTTAGTGGCTGCTACAGGGATTCTCGCTTCAATACTGTCTTCGTTTGTCGTGCGTACAAGAGAGGGTGGAGACCCTTCAAAACCACTAACCCTAGCTACCGTGACGGCCTCCGTTCTTATAGCCCTCATGTCTTTCTTCGGGATCAACTCACTAATCAGTGGTGAATTAGGTTTTAGAGTATGGATTGTGATAGTTGCTGGTCTGATAGCTGGGGTAGCAATAGGACTAACTAGTGACTACTTCACTAACTCTAGGTACTCACCAGTAAAGAAAGTTGCTAAGATGTCTGAGGCAGGACCTGCTCTCACTCTTTTAACAGGTTTCTCGTATGGTTTCTTAAGCGCCTTCATACCTGCAGTAATGATATCTGTTGCCTCCTTAACAGCTTTCTTAGTTTTGTGGCTACCCACGCGAGAGTTCTGGCTAGGCATATACGGTGTAGCACTCTCTGCAGTGGGCATGCTGTCTTTAACAGGAGTTGTAGTGAGTGCTGACGCCTACGGACCTATAACTGACAATGCTGCAGGAATAGCTGAGCAGGCAGGCCTAGGAGAGGAAGTTAGAACTATAACTGATAAGTTAGACGCTGCAGGAAACACTATGAAGTCTGTTAGCAAGGGTTTCGCAATAGGTTCAGCGGCTCTCACAGCTCTAGCCTTCATAGGCGCTTACGCATCGATACTTCAGTACTATACCGGGGCAGACTTAAGTAGCTTATTCCAGTCACTAACAGTGTTAGACGCTAGACTAATTTCAGGGATGTTCATAGGGGTAGTGATGCCTGCTCTATTTACTTCGATAGTAATACTCGCAGTCAGTGATTCAGCTTTTGTCCTAATAGAAGAGATCAGGAGACAATTCAAAGAAAAGCCCGGAATACTAGAGTTTAAGGAGAAACCTGACTACGGGAAAGCAGTAGCTATAGTGACTTCCTACGCTATAAAGAGACTAATACTTCCTGGAGTAATAGCTATAGCGACTCCACTTGTCGTAGGCTTCATTTTAGGACCTCACGGTCTTGCAGGCATGCTACTCGCAGCAACTATCTCTGGATTGCTGTTAGGGCTTTTCCAGGGCAACGTAGGGAATACGTGGGACAACGCGAAAAAGTATATTGAGGCAGGACATCATGGAGGTAAGGGCAGTGAGGCTCATAAAGCTGCCGTAATAGGAGATACTGTTGGCGACCCAATGAAGGATGCGGCAGGACCCTCCATAAATATATTGATTAAATTGATGAGTATAGTGTCGCTGGTTTTCGCGTACTACGTGGTAAGCTACAACCTCTATAAGATGTTGATACCACCTTGA
- a CDS encoding GDP-mannose 4,6-dehydratase, which translates to MKAVVTGGAGFIGSHVTEYLVIKGFEVVVVDNLSSGSLENINHLIKNGKVKLLIKDLKIFDDELRNAFNEADTVYHFAANPEVRVSMTEPRTHFEENVLVTFNVLEGCRLNDVKEVVFASSSTVYGDAQVFPTPEDHPTKPISVYGVSKLMSENLLAGYSDIYGIRALSLRFANIVGPRQTHGVIVDFISKLRRNPKKLEILGDGTQKKSYLHVIDLIEGMHIALEHLRKSSARYEVYNIGNTDWISVKEIADLVVEELGLNNVEYVFKPATQDGRGWLGDVKFMLLDVRKLMSLGWRPKLSSKEALREAIKWVKRRS; encoded by the coding sequence ATGAAGGCAGTAGTTACTGGCGGGGCAGGCTTCATAGGCTCGCACGTAACTGAATACCTAGTCATTAAAGGTTTTGAAGTAGTAGTCGTGGACAACTTGAGTTCAGGTAGCCTAGAAAACATTAACCATTTAATCAAGAACGGTAAAGTCAAGCTCTTAATTAAAGATTTAAAGATTTTCGATGACGAACTAAGGAACGCATTTAATGAAGCAGACACAGTATATCATTTCGCGGCCAACCCAGAAGTAAGAGTTTCGATGACAGAGCCGCGCACACACTTTGAGGAGAACGTGTTAGTAACTTTTAATGTTCTTGAGGGCTGCAGACTGAACGACGTTAAAGAAGTAGTCTTCGCAAGTTCCTCGACAGTATACGGTGACGCGCAAGTCTTTCCTACTCCAGAAGACCACCCGACTAAACCCATATCTGTTTATGGCGTCTCAAAACTAATGTCTGAGAACTTGCTTGCTGGCTACAGCGATATTTACGGCATAAGAGCGCTGAGTCTTAGGTTCGCTAATATAGTAGGTCCCAGACAAACGCATGGCGTCATAGTAGACTTTATTAGTAAGTTAAGAAGGAACCCTAAGAAGCTTGAGATCTTAGGTGACGGGACACAGAAAAAGTCATACCTTCATGTGATAGACTTAATAGAAGGCATGCATATAGCACTAGAACACTTGAGAAAATCAAGCGCTAGATACGAAGTATACAATATAGGCAACACTGACTGGATCTCAGTCAAGGAAATAGCTGATTTAGTTGTCGAGGAACTAGGACTTAACAATGTTGAGTACGTCTTCAAGCCAGCAACACAGGATGGTAGAGGGTGGTTGGGAGACGTCAAATTTATGCTGCTTGACGTCAGGAAACTGATGAGTTTAGGATGGCGGCCAAAGCTTTCTTCAAAAGAAGCTCTAAGAGAAGCTATTAAGTGGGTTAAGAGAAGATCTTAG
- a CDS encoding elongation factor EF-2: MPRYKTVEQIQKIMSDLEHVRNIGIIAHVDHGKTTTSDVLLAAAGIISAKVAGEALALDYLDVEQKRGVTVKAANISLYHELGGRGYVINLIDTPGHVDFSGKVTRSLRVLDGAIVVVDAVEGVMTQTETVLRQSLEERVRPLLFINKIDRLIKELKLSPQEIQKRFIDIIKEVNRLIIENADPEFRDKWVLDAAKGQVIFGSAKDKIGLTVPHAQKKGTNIMELIKAYEKGREAVEEFQKIAPLHETLLESVITHVPNPRTAQKYRIPKIWKGDINTELGRAMLEADPNGPLVYMINDMRLDPHAGFVATGRVMSGTLRAGEEVWLVNSRTPQKILQVSLYMGPFREQVDQVVAGNIGAVLGLERARAGETAVSTAFKDMAAPFERLRYVTEPVVTMAIEPKKTQDLTKLIDSLRKMAIEDPNLIVKINEETGEYLIAGMGPLHLEITLTLLKENYGIEVDTTPPIIVYRETIRSSSQVLEGKSPNKHNKFYISVEPLNDETISLIQQGAITENMDPREVARILRDQAGWDYDEAKRIWAIDEGINVFVDKTTGVQYLREIKDTIIQGFRLAMSEGPLCMERVRGVKVILHDAVVHEDPAHRGPAQIFPAVRNPIYAGMLLSRPTLLEPIQKIDIRVPVDLMSSAISVITRKRGKVLDVITLSSNATRVIAEIPVSESLDLANELRSATAGRAFWGTEFSRWAPVPESLLMDIVAKIRQRKGLKPEPPRPDDFISPF; this comes from the coding sequence ATGCCTAGATACAAGACAGTAGAACAAATCCAGAAGATAATGAGTGATTTAGAACACGTGAGAAACATAGGCATAATTGCACACGTAGATCATGGCAAGACTACCACGTCTGATGTCTTGTTAGCTGCTGCAGGCATAATTTCTGCTAAGGTTGCTGGTGAGGCTCTAGCTCTAGACTACCTTGACGTAGAACAGAAGAGAGGTGTTACAGTAAAGGCTGCTAACATAAGTCTATATCACGAGTTAGGCGGTAGAGGCTACGTCATAAACTTGATTGACACTCCTGGACACGTAGACTTCTCAGGCAAGGTCACTAGGTCTCTACGTGTTCTCGACGGCGCGATAGTAGTGGTTGACGCTGTTGAGGGAGTAATGACCCAGACTGAAACAGTACTCAGGCAATCTTTAGAAGAGAGGGTAAGACCACTCCTATTCATAAACAAAATAGACAGGTTAATAAAGGAGCTGAAGCTATCACCACAAGAGATTCAGAAGCGGTTTATAGACATAATAAAAGAAGTTAATAGGTTAATAATAGAGAATGCTGACCCAGAGTTTAGGGATAAGTGGGTTTTAGATGCCGCGAAAGGTCAGGTAATATTTGGCTCAGCAAAAGATAAGATCGGCTTGACGGTCCCGCACGCTCAGAAGAAGGGAACCAACATAATGGAGTTAATTAAAGCTTATGAGAAAGGCAGAGAAGCTGTCGAGGAGTTCCAGAAAATAGCTCCACTGCATGAAACCTTGTTAGAGTCTGTGATTACTCACGTTCCTAACCCAAGAACAGCACAAAAATACAGAATACCTAAGATATGGAAGGGAGACATAAACACAGAACTTGGGAGAGCTATGCTAGAAGCAGACCCTAACGGACCCCTGGTGTACATGATTAACGACATGAGGTTAGACCCTCATGCCGGGTTCGTAGCCACTGGGAGGGTAATGTCAGGTACTCTCAGAGCTGGTGAGGAGGTCTGGCTAGTTAACTCGAGGACGCCACAGAAAATTCTTCAAGTATCGCTCTATATGGGACCTTTCAGAGAGCAAGTAGATCAAGTTGTTGCAGGTAATATTGGTGCAGTCTTAGGTCTTGAGAGGGCTAGAGCGGGAGAGACAGCAGTTAGCACAGCATTTAAGGACATGGCCGCACCCTTCGAGAGATTAAGGTATGTCACAGAACCAGTCGTTACTATGGCAATAGAGCCTAAGAAAACCCAAGACCTAACAAAACTCATAGATTCTCTGAGAAAAATGGCTATAGAAGACCCTAACTTAATAGTTAAAATAAATGAGGAGACTGGAGAGTACTTGATAGCTGGTATGGGACCCTTACACCTAGAAATAACTCTCACACTACTTAAAGAAAATTATGGGATAGAAGTAGACACAACACCCCCGATAATCGTGTATAGAGAAACCATAAGGAGCTCTTCTCAAGTTCTTGAAGGCAAGTCTCCTAACAAGCATAACAAGTTCTACATAAGTGTTGAACCACTCAACGATGAAACAATCTCGCTCATTCAGCAAGGAGCTATAACCGAAAACATGGATCCTAGAGAAGTAGCAAGAATATTAAGAGACCAGGCTGGCTGGGACTATGATGAAGCAAAGAGGATTTGGGCAATAGACGAAGGCATAAACGTATTCGTTGATAAAACTACTGGCGTACAATACCTAAGAGAAATTAAAGATACTATTATTCAGGGCTTTAGACTAGCCATGAGTGAGGGTCCTCTCTGCATGGAGAGAGTTAGAGGAGTAAAAGTTATTCTGCACGATGCGGTAGTTCATGAAGACCCGGCGCATAGAGGTCCAGCACAAATATTCCCGGCCGTCAGGAACCCAATATATGCTGGGATGTTGTTATCTAGACCTACACTCTTAGAACCAATACAGAAGATAGACATTAGAGTGCCAGTAGACTTAATGAGCTCAGCTATTTCCGTCATAACTAGAAAGAGAGGTAAAGTTCTTGACGTAATTACCCTAAGTAGTAACGCTACTAGAGTAATAGCTGAGATACCTGTGAGCGAATCACTAGACCTAGCTAATGAACTGAGATCAGCGACTGCTGGCAGGGCCTTCTGGGGTACTGAGTTCAGTAGGTGGGCACCAGTACCGGAGTCCCTGTTAATGGATATCGTTGCTAAGATAAGGCAAAGGAAAGGTTTGAAGCCAGAACCTCCGAGGCCTGATGACTTCATATCTCCTTTCTAA
- a CDS encoding ERCC4 domain-containing protein yields MRVYVDEREKSSEIPYYLLSAGFSVIFKVLDVGDYVINDLIILERKRLDDLIRSVYEGRFFDQLKRLKSLEKFKAILVVEGNLLDIDKYTENPRSIEAALVSAVLSFSIPILYTRDSRHTAELIKYIAEKTQKFGRKTSAPLPTYRKERKPKTSDLRAWQIYVLSSFPKIGPTLAERLLNKFGSLKAVINAQAAELMRVEGMSEDKVKLFKKIVEEGSQSTPGTSLDKFINRK; encoded by the coding sequence ATGAGAGTTTACGTTGATGAACGAGAAAAATCTTCCGAGATTCCTTATTACTTATTAAGTGCGGGATTTTCAGTTATTTTTAAGGTTTTAGATGTAGGCGATTACGTGATTAACGACTTGATTATCTTGGAGAGAAAGAGATTGGATGACTTGATTAGATCTGTTTATGAGGGTAGATTTTTTGATCAGCTGAAGAGATTAAAGAGTCTTGAAAAATTTAAAGCTATCTTAGTAGTGGAAGGTAACTTATTAGATATAGATAAATACACGGAAAACCCTAGATCTATCGAGGCTGCTTTAGTTAGTGCCGTGTTATCTTTTAGTATCCCCATACTCTACACGAGGGACTCTAGGCACACCGCCGAGCTCATAAAGTATATTGCTGAGAAAACGCAGAAATTCGGTAGAAAGACATCTGCTCCCTTACCTACTTACAGGAAGGAAAGGAAGCCTAAAACGAGTGACCTGAGAGCCTGGCAAATCTACGTGCTCTCTTCATTTCCTAAGATAGGACCCACATTAGCAGAGAGGCTACTCAACAAATTCGGTAGCTTGAAAGCAGTGATAAACGCTCAGGCGGCAGAACTTATGAGAGTTGAGGGCATGAGTGAAGATAAAGTGAAATTGTTTAAGAAAATAGTTGAGGAAGGATCTCAGAGCACTCCAGGAACTTCACTAGATAAGTTTATTAATAGAAAGTAG
- a CDS encoding iron-sulfur cluster assembly scaffold protein has product MSSRIPLPYSPEVLKYFKNPKNAGPIENPTVQSVAGSPACGDMIKLYLKISNDEIIEKASFESYGCAANIAAASILTDLITGKTLREAWSIKWQDLSDKLGGLPPIKYHCSVLAVGALKRAVRSYYSIIGKTPEWLPSDLTVEEKQTMEEEELIERMYGRQPKEPTSR; this is encoded by the coding sequence ATGAGTTCACGAATTCCACTCCCCTACTCGCCGGAAGTGCTTAAGTACTTTAAGAACCCAAAGAACGCTGGACCCATCGAAAACCCGACGGTTCAGTCAGTAGCGGGCAGTCCCGCGTGTGGCGACATGATAAAACTTTATCTTAAAATAAGCAATGACGAAATCATAGAGAAGGCATCTTTTGAGAGTTACGGATGTGCCGCTAACATAGCAGCTGCAAGCATACTTACAGACTTAATAACTGGAAAGACTCTTAGAGAAGCTTGGAGCATTAAGTGGCAAGACCTCTCCGATAAGTTGGGCGGTCTACCACCAATAAAATACCACTGTAGCGTACTTGCTGTAGGAGCTCTCAAAAGAGCTGTTAGGAGCTACTACAGCATAATAGGCAAAACACCTGAGTGGCTGCCTTCAGACCTAACCGTTGAGGAGAAACAGACTATGGAAGAGGAAGAACTCATTGAGAGAATGTATGGAAGACAGCCTAAGGAGCCAACAAGTAGGTAA
- a CDS encoding cysteine desulfurase family protein codes for MVKELLKEHGTPSREVYFDLENSGYVPDEVVEAMRPFFNKYGYGHPAITHKPGWEALDLLIETKELVKKTVEASNTEDFVFTHSGTEANNLAIQGYVIANRKNLRGKKLLVSSVEHLSVIFPAEFVGELFGLKVVRIPVDEEGFINPEILKYYVDKDTALVSIQLVNHEIGTIQRLKELIDIIRDYSPEAVIHTDASDAYGRIKVSVRELDVDMMTLSSHKIQGPRGVGLLYIKENVKIEPIIRGQLSVEKLWPGVELIPLIAGFKKAIELAFNKFEENVSHMIKLRDKLLTGILNSVNEVVVNGPLGDRRAPDNVNISFRYVEGEALTVELSRHGVYVSSGSACSSRFLEPSHVLLAIGREYELAHGSILFKVSKHHKADDITYVLEVLPKSVERLRSLSPLTPKKA; via the coding sequence ATGGTTAAAGAGCTACTGAAAGAGCATGGTACGCCATCAAGAGAAGTCTACTTTGACTTAGAGAACTCAGGCTACGTACCTGATGAGGTCGTAGAAGCCATGAGGCCTTTTTTCAATAAGTATGGTTATGGACATCCAGCAATAACTCATAAGCCGGGTTGGGAAGCCCTAGACCTTCTCATAGAGACTAAGGAGCTTGTAAAGAAAACAGTCGAGGCCAGCAATACAGAGGATTTCGTATTTACGCACAGCGGCACTGAAGCTAATAACTTAGCCATACAAGGCTACGTCATAGCTAACAGAAAGAATCTGAGAGGCAAGAAGTTATTAGTTTCATCTGTTGAGCACTTGAGTGTCATATTCCCAGCTGAGTTTGTCGGAGAGCTTTTCGGATTAAAAGTAGTGAGGATTCCTGTAGATGAGGAGGGCTTCATAAACCCCGAGATCCTTAAGTACTACGTGGATAAGGATACAGCACTAGTAAGCATCCAGCTAGTTAATCACGAGATAGGGACAATACAGAGACTAAAAGAATTAATAGATATAATCAGAGATTACAGTCCTGAAGCAGTCATTCATACGGATGCTAGTGATGCTTATGGCAGAATCAAAGTAAGTGTGAGAGAATTAGACGTTGATATGATGACCTTAAGTAGTCATAAAATCCAGGGGCCTCGAGGAGTCGGATTACTTTACATTAAGGAAAATGTAAAGATCGAACCCATAATAAGAGGACAACTAAGTGTCGAGAAGTTATGGCCTGGCGTTGAGTTAATTCCCTTGATAGCCGGTTTCAAGAAAGCAATAGAGCTGGCATTCAATAAATTCGAGGAAAATGTAAGCCACATGATTAAGTTAAGAGATAAATTATTGACAGGAATCTTAAACTCTGTTAATGAGGTAGTTGTCAACGGCCCTTTAGGTGACAGAAGAGCGCCAGATAACGTAAACATATCATTCAGATATGTAGAGGGTGAGGCGCTGACCGTAGAGCTTAGCCGCCACGGGGTCTACGTCTCGAGTGGTAGTGCTTGTAGTTCGAGGTTTCTCGAGCCTAGTCACGTACTCTTAGCTATCGGGAGAGAGTATGAGCTAGCTCACGGGAGTATATTATTTAAGGTATCGAAGCACCATAAAGCAGATGACATAACGTACGTGCTTGAGGTGCTACCTAAGTCTGTTGAGAGGCTTAGGAGCCTCAGTCCACTGACTCCTAAGAAAGCTTAA